In Pararhizobium sp. A13, the genomic stretch AAAGGCCGAAGAGCATGTGACCGACGCGGTGATGCGCGGCGCAAAGTGCCTGACCGGCGGCAAGCGTCACAAGGCCGGCCCCCTGTTCTACGCACCGACGCTGCTGACCGATGTGCCACACGATGCGCTGATCATGCGCGAAGAGACATTCGGACCGGTTGCCGCCGTCACCGCCTTCGATACGGAAGAGGAAGCCGTCACCCGCGCGAACAATACGGAATACGGGCTCGTTGCCTACGTCGTCACCGAAAACGGCGCCCGCCAGATGCGGCTGGGCCGGGCGCTGGAATATGGCATGGTTGCGATCAACCGGGTGAAGATTACCGGCGGCCCCATTCCTTTCGGTGGCTGGAAGCAGTCCGGCATCGGCCGCGAAGGCTCCCGTCATGGCCTGGAGGCCTTCACCGAGCTCAAATATCTCTGCATCGACACGGCCGCCTGATACCCCCCCGCGAGACGCACTCATTGAACACAGACACAAGGAATCCGACCATGTCCGAACACAGCAACGAAATGACCGCCTGGGATCGCGACCATTTCTTCCATCCGTCCACCCATATGGGTATGCACGCGCGCGGCGAAACGCCGACCCGCATCATCGCGGGCGGCGAAGGCGTCTACATCACCGATACCAATGGCCGCACCAGCCTGGATGCCTTTGCCGGGCTCTACTGTGTCAATGTCGGCTACGGCCGCCAGAAAATCTCGGATGCAATTGCCGCGCAAGCGAAAAACCTCGCCTATTATCATGCCTATGTCGGCCATGGCACGGACGCCTCGATCACGCTGTCGAAGATGATCATGGATCGCGCGCCGAAAAACATGACACGCGTCTATTTCGGTCTGTCAGGCTCGGATGCGAACGAAACCAACATCAAGCTCATCTGGTACTACAACAACATTCTGGGCCGCCCGGAAAAGAAGAAAATCATCTCGCGCTGGCGCGGCTATCACGGTTCCGGGGTCATGACCGGGTCACTGACCGGGCTGGAACTCTTCCACAATCTGTTCGACCTGCCGCGCGCGCCGATCCTGCACACGGAGGCGCCCTATTATTTCCGGCGCCCGGATCGGTTGATGAGCGAAGAGCAATTCTCTCAACATTGTGCCGACAAGCTGGAGGAGATGATTATCGCGGAAGGCCCGGACACGATCGCCGCCTTCATCGGCGAGCCGATCCTGGGGACTGGGGGTATCGTTCCGCCGCCTGCCGGTTACTGGCAGAAGATCCAGGCGGTGCTCGAGAAATACGACATCCTGCTGGTCGCCGACGAAGTCGTCACCGGCTTTGGCCGCCTCGGCAGCATGTTCGGCTCGGATCATTATGGTATCAAGGCGGACCTGATCACCATCGCCAAGGGCCTGACATCCGCCTACGCCCCCCTTTCCGGCTCGATCGTGTCGGAAAAGATATGGCAGGTGTTGGTTGAGGGCTCCGACAGGATGGGCGCCATCGGCCACGGCTGGACCTATTCCGCTCACCCGATCTGTGCCGCCGCCGGCCTCGCCAATCTGGAACTCATCGATGAACTCGGCCTTGTCGAGAATGCCGGCTCCACCGGTGCCTATTTCTGCGCCGAGCTGGCAAAGGCCGTTTCCGGTCACAGGAACGTCGGCGACGTGCGCGGCGACGGGCTGATGGCGGCCGTAGAATTCGTCGAGGACAAGGACGATCGCAAATTCTTTGACGCGTCGAAGAAGATCGGCCCCCAGGTGTCGGCAGCCCTTCTCGAACGCGGCGTGATCGGCCGCGCCATGCCGCAGGGGGACATCCTCGGCTTCGCGCCGCCTCTCTGCCTGACCCGCGAGGAAGCCGATATCATCGTCAAGGCGGCGGCAGGGGCAATTGAATCCGTGTTCGGCCGCTGAGCGCTGGCTCACGTTCAAAAAAGAAAGGACACTTGCGACCGTGTGCTGCAATCATACGGCCGCCTTGAAAGGATTTGAACTGGAGATTCCCGTTGGCAGCCGCTTAGATCTCAGTCGATTAACGGCCAACGGTCAATTATGGACTTCAATATGAATGTTATCTCCAGATCAGTCACTTAGGCGTCAGACGCGGATACGTGGCAATACCGCGACATGAAACTATCGCGTATCTGAAATACGGGAAAGTTGCATAGATGCCCCTCCATCTCGTAGGCGAAAACATCGATAAAATGCGCGGCCACCGCCAGGCGGAGGCTGGAAAGCTAGTCCAGCTGATGCGCGGTATCTATGTCGATGCCGACGACGATATAGATCTGACTGTACGGACCCACGCGGTGCGCATCGCTAAATATCTCTATCCGAACGCCTACTTGTCCGCCGCCAGCGCCGTACTGCTCGGCCCGATGCGTGATGGCCGGCTGTTCCTGACCGGCCGCCGCGTGCAGCGGCGGCGTATCCGGACGCTCGAAATCATCCAGAATAAAGCGCCGGACCATGCGGTGATCGGCGACGACATGGGCGAATTGCGCGTGGACGTGTCTTCGCTGCGGCAGCGTTTTCTGGAAGCCTTCCGCATCCGTCCAGACGGTCCTATCTACAACGTGTTCGAGGTTCTTGAGGAAACACCAAACTATCCGGTGCCCCATTGCTTCTCGGTTTGCGGCTGCTTCGACTGGTGGCCGCAGCTCTAACTTCGCACCGCGCGCCTGATCGATTGAGGCGGCTGCCCGTAGATGCGGATGAAGGCCCGCCTCATGTTTTCCGCGTCGCCAAAACCGACCGCCTCGGCAATGCCTTCGACAGATTCGCCGGTCGTCTCAATCCGACCACGAGCCAGATCCGCACGGAGCCGTTCGACCACACGGGCGGGCGTTGTCCCAGTCTGTGCTCGGAATACGCGGCTGAACTGCCGAAGGCTCATGCCCGCGGCCTCCGCCAAACGGTCAACCGAGAGCGCTTCCGCAATGTGATCGCGGGCATAACCAATCGCGGCGGCCAGCCGATCGTTCCTTGGCGCAAGATCGACGGAGGCTGCGAATTGCGATTGGCCGCCGTGGCGGCGATGGTAAACGACAAGATGCTGCGCCACGCCTTTGGCAACCGCAAAACTGTGATCCTCCTCGATCAACGCCAACGCGAGATCGATGCCGGCTGTGATACCAGCCGAGGTCCACACATTGCCGTCGCGACAGAAGATGCGGTCTGCCTCAACATGGATCAACGGGTAGTCCCGTTGGAGGCGCGCTGCGTATTGCCAGTGCGTCGTCGCTCGACGCCCATTCAGCAGTCCTGCGGCCGCGAGGGTAAACGCGCCGGTGCAAACGCTTGCGACGCGCCGGCTTCGCTTCGAAGCCTCGACAATGCGGGTCAGCGTGTCTGCGGAAGGAAGCTGATCAATCGGTCCGCCGATGACGACGAGTGTATCGAGCTCGGCGTCGTCGAGCGATGTGGCAGGCGTCGCCATGCCAAGGCTGTTCGTCACGTCACCCGCGTCCACTGCGAGCACTTGGATCCGATAGGCGGATATTCCAAGTTGGCGATTTACCGCTTCAAACGCCCCCGCCGGGCCGGCGAGGTCGAGCATCTGAAACCCCGAAGAAACATAGAAGCCGATTCTGCGCATGGCCGAAAGGTAGGGAACTATGGCCTTTTGGTCAAATGCTCTCGGCTGTAGTTTTCGATCAGGAGAACATGCGATGTCAGAACCAATTAGTGTAGTAATGCCGGTCTACGACGGGGTGACCCAACTCGATTTCACGGGTCCCCACCAGTTTCTCTCGCGTACGCCCGACCTCCAGATTCGAGTGGCCTCGCTGGGAGGACAATCGATCGCGGCGGACGGCCTGACATTCACGAATCTGGAGGACTTGGCCGCCATCGAGTCGTGCGACGTACTCCTGGTGCCGGGCGGTGGCGGCTGTATCGCTGCCATTGAAAACGATCTCTACCTCGAACAGATCATCCGGCTCGGAGCGACTGCGCGCTATCTGACCTCCGTCTGCTCCGGCTCGCTTATTCTAGGCGCCGCCGGGTTTCTTAACGGCCGCCGTGCGGCCTGCCACTGGGCGTGGCGGGAACTGCTTCCAACCTTCGGCGCGATCATTGACGAGAGCCGCATCGTGAGGGACGGCAACCTCCTGTCCGGAGGCGGCGTCACGGCCGGCATCGATTTCGTTCTGGCCCTTGTTGCCGAACTGCGCGGGCAGCGCGTGGCGGAAATGGTGCAACTGGGCTTGGAATATGCCCCTCAACCGCCCTTCAATTCCGGCCGCCCGGACACCGCGCCAGCAGAAATATTGGAGGCGGTGAATGCGCGCACGGCGGCGAACCGAGCTGAACGGCGCGCTCGGCTTGATGCCTGGGTAGGCTCACATCGCGTCAGCCGTCACGCCTGAGATCCCAGGTTCGTGTGAACGCCGACGCAGTGATTGTCGAAACGCGAGTTGCCGTGAGGTCGATCCGATCCAGCTGTGCCGATCGGTTCCGCAAACCACGTGTAACATCACCCATGGAGTGAGATGTGAGCAGCGAGAAACCTGATTTCAGCGATGCGCTAGCAGTAGGCCGGGAGTTGGATCTGGACTTACCCGACAGCCAAGCCGTTCGGGATGCCTACGCGCGAGCCCAGGACGACTCGCCGCCCTGGCTTTTCCATCATGTTGTGCGCTCTTGGCTGTACGGTGCCAAGTTGTCGCAACAGCGCTCGCTTACTCCCGATGCGGAACTCGTCGCGGTGGCAGTGCTCCTGCATGATCTGGGCCTTGCATATGGCGGCGCTCCCGATCGCCGTTTTGAGGTTGTGGGCGCGGACATCGGTCGCCGCTTCGCCCTCGAACATGACATGGGCGAGCGCCGCGCAGAAACAATATGGGACGCAATCGCGCTGCACACCACGGGATCGATCGGACGACACAAGGGAACCGACGTCGTCTGCACCTTGAGCGGTATCGGATGCGACTACGGCGGCGCTGGGTATGGGGACCTTGGCGATGACAACAAGAAAGTCATCCTGTCAGCCTATCCTCGCCTTAACATGAAGAAACAGCTAACGACATGCCTCTGCGGCATTGCCAAGAACCACCCGGACACAACAAGAGATAATTTCATCGCGGACTTCGGCCTGAGATATGTGCCAGGGTACAAGCGAGCGTCGCCGGTTGATTTTCTAGAGCAAGCGCCCTTTGACGAGTAGGCGAGCAAGCGATGCCGTCGGTCACCGCGAAGCGAAGATGCCCGAAGTTGATCGTCGTGCCGCCACACTACCAGGCGGTCCTAGCGTGTATGGAGTATACGCCATTGACCGAGCCGCTGTCGCTGATTGAGGCCTATCTGGATGTGACCGACAACCTAAAAAGGGGCACGGAGACTGCCATGGAGATTGCGCCGGAGATCCGCGCGAAAATGAATCACGTCACCGGTCTCAACCAGTCCACTGTGGCGGCTATTTGCTCCGCCAAAGAGGGGTCGCGGTAAAGGTCGATGAAATGTCTGACGAACGCCTCAACAAGTAACCACTTGTTCTTCCGTCCGGCGCCGCCGTGCGCGCCGCCGCGTCACAAAGGCGGTTCGTGTTCCATACTGCTCTCGGAGCTCTTGGGATTCGAACCGTGGACCCATCGTTGCAGATCTCATCTTCACCTATTGTGATTAGAGAGCAGGCTCCGGTTCAGCCGGAAGCCTCTTCGTCGGCGATGTCTGTCCAGCCACTAGCCAACGGGAACAGTCAACCCCACTTTCACCCGGTCCATCGCCACGAACGTCCGGAAGCGCTTGACGTTGTTGTTGCCGAAAAACAGGCGCCGCGTAAGCGCTTCGTAGTCTGCCATTGTGGGCACGACAATCACAAGAACGAAGTCAGCCTCTCCAGTCACGTAGTAGCATTGCTGGATTTCAGGCGCGGAGGCGAACGCTCGCTTCGCGTCCTCGATCCTATCCGCGGTTTCGCTGATCACCTCGACCTCGACGAAGATGGTGATGGACTGCCCGACGGAGGCGGGATCGATGATGGCGACATTTGCCTGGATGATCCCGCTTTCCTCCATTCGCTTAATGCGGCGCTGCACCGCTGGCGCGGACAGATTAATCGCTGCTCCGATCTCCCGCTGCGGTGTCCCGTTGTCCTTCTGGAGGATTTCAAGGATTTTCCTGTCGTGGGCATCCAACGGCTGAAACGGACCGGACTTATTCAAACCCACCCTCCGATGAAACAAAGTTGCAAAAATGTCGCCAATATTCAGCGCACTTTTCGCCTCCTTTGCAATATCCTTCAGCCAACTATCAATGAGGCTGACATGTTCCTGCTCAACAAAACACCTGACTATGGCAAGCCGCTGATTGCCAATGACGCCGAAACGCTCGGTATCGACGCCGCCATCAAGGTCGAACGGTTTTTGTCCTTCCGAGACAACCACTCGCCTACTCCCCTGAGACCGCTTTCCGCGCTGGCGACGAAAATCGGTGTCGCTTCCATCTTCTTCAAGGATGAGGGCCATCGTCTCGGGCTTGGCAGTTTCAAGGCGCTCGGGGGTTCCTACGCTGTTATCCGTCTTGTCCTCGAAGCAGCCGAAAAAGCGCTTGGCCGTGCCGTCGACGTCTCCGAATTGCACGCCCCAGAGGTCGTGGCGGTGGCTAAAACGATGACCGTTGCCTGTGCTACCGACGGCAACCACGGTCGATCCGTCGCTCAAGGGGCGCAGCTCGTGGGTGCGAAGGCCGCGATCTTCGTGCATTCCGGCGTTAGCGACGAGCGGGTCGCCGCGATCGCCCGGTTCGGTGCGGAAATGGTCCGGGTCGACGGCACCTATGACGATTCTGTTCGAGAAGCCGCGCGCGTCGCCGAAGAGAGGGGTTGGACGATCGTGTCGGACACCTCCTGGTCGGGGTACGAACGTATTCCAGGTCTGGTCATGCAGGGCTACACCGCACTGGTTCGCGAGGCGTTGCGGCAGATGGCCGAGACGCCGACGCACGTTTTCATTCAGTCAGGTGTCGGCGGTATTGCCGCATCTGTGGCGGGCTACATGGCTATCGAGTTCGGAGACAGACGGCCGACATTCATAGTCGTCGATCCCGCACGTGCGGCGTGCCTTTTCGAAAGTGCCAAGGCCGGCCATGCCGTCAGGATTGCCCACGGTGAACCGACCGTTATGGCCATGCTGGAATGCTATGAACCGTCGCTGGTCGCCTGGCGCATCCTGTCCCGCGTTGCCGACGGGTTCATGACCGTGGGCGAAGCGGATGCGATATCTGTGATGAAGGCGCTTGCAAACCCCTTGGGCAACGATCCTGCGATCGTGGCGGGCGAAAGCGGGGGCGTTGGTCTTGCGGCGCTGATCAAGGCTGCCTCCGATCCTGAAATAAAGGCCGCAATCGGTTTGGATGAGAACTCCCGTGTTTTCCTGATCAACACCGAGGGTGCGACGGACCCGGACAAATATGCGGAACTTGTCGGCGCGACGCCGGAACAGGTCGAAGCAGGCATCAATAGAAGAGCGAGCGCGTGAGCAATCAGTCGATCAATGCCAATCGTCTACTCGGGCGTATTCGAGAACTTGGCGAAATTGGCCGCGACGGTGATGGCAGGCTGGTACGTCTCGCGGCCTCGGACTCAGAAAAGCTTGGCCGTGACCGGTTCGTGGCCTGGGTGAAGGATGCTGGTCTCGACGTTGCCGTAGACCGGATCGGAAACGTGTTCGGCATCTGGAGACCTGAAGGTACGGGTGATCGTCCGCCCCTGATGCTTGGTTCCCATATCGACACCGTCGTCAACGCCGGGATGTACGACGGCTGCTATGGCGTTCTATCCGGACTCGAAGTCGTCGAGACAATGAAAGCACAAGGCTTTGTCCCGTCGCGGCCGATAGCCGTTGCCGCCTTCACAAACGAGGAAGGCGTGCGTTACGCGCCGGACATGATGGGATCGCTCGTTTACGCAGGGGGTCTTGGCGTCGAGGACGCACTTGCGACCATGGGAACCGATGGAACCACTCTCGGAGAGGAACTCGAACGCATCGGCTACGCGGGACCTGAGGAACCGGGATTTCTGCAACCCCATGCCTATATCGAACTTCACATCGAGCAAGGTCCTGTTCTTGAACGAGAAAGCATTTTGATCGGCGCGGTCGAGAACCTGCAGGGCATTTCATGGCAGAGGGTCACCATAGACGGCGATGCCAACCACGCGGGAACGACACCGATGTCAATGCGGCGCGATGCTGGCCACGCCGCCGCACGTGTCATCACGTTCTTGCATGACAGGGCAATCGCATCGAACACACCAACGGTGGCGACCGTCGGCTGCATGAGCTTCGAACCGAATGCGATCAACGTGATCCCCTCGCGCGCAGCCTTTACCGTCGACCTGCGCGATCCCGACGAGGACCGTCTCAAGGCTGAAGAAGCTGAGTTGGTAGCCTTCCTCGACAGGCTGGCTGAGGAAGAGCAGGTGAGCGTGTCGGTGGAGCGCCTGGCCCGTTTCGAACCCGTGAAGTTCGATGCGAAAATTGTTGGATTGATTGAGAAGGCGGCCAAGGATCGCGGCCTGACCTGCAGACGCATGACGTCGGGGGCAGGACACGATGCTCAAATGATCGCGCGGATCGCTCCATCGGCTATGATCTTCGTACCCAGCGT encodes the following:
- a CDS encoding aspartate aminotransferase family protein, with the protein product MSEHSNEMTAWDRDHFFHPSTHMGMHARGETPTRIIAGGEGVYITDTNGRTSLDAFAGLYCVNVGYGRQKISDAIAAQAKNLAYYHAYVGHGTDASITLSKMIMDRAPKNMTRVYFGLSGSDANETNIKLIWYYNNILGRPEKKKIISRWRGYHGSGVMTGSLTGLELFHNLFDLPRAPILHTEAPYYFRRPDRLMSEEQFSQHCADKLEEMIIAEGPDTIAAFIGEPILGTGGIVPPPAGYWQKIQAVLEKYDILLVADEVVTGFGRLGSMFGSDHYGIKADLITIAKGLTSAYAPLSGSIVSEKIWQVLVEGSDRMGAIGHGWTYSAHPICAAAGLANLELIDELGLVENAGSTGAYFCAELAKAVSGHRNVGDVRGDGLMAAVEFVEDKDDRKFFDASKKIGPQVSAALLERGVIGRAMPQGDILGFAPPLCLTREEADIIVKAAAGAIESVFGR
- a CDS encoding GlxA family transcriptional regulator, with the protein product MRRIGFYVSSGFQMLDLAGPAGAFEAVNRQLGISAYRIQVLAVDAGDVTNSLGMATPATSLDDAELDTLVVIGGPIDQLPSADTLTRIVEASKRSRRVASVCTGAFTLAAAGLLNGRRATTHWQYAARLQRDYPLIHVEADRIFCRDGNVWTSAGITAGIDLALALIEEDHSFAVAKGVAQHLVVYHRRHGGQSQFAASVDLAPRNDRLAAAIGYARDHIAEALSVDRLAEAAGMSLRQFSRVFRAQTGTTPARVVERLRADLARGRIETTGESVEGIAEAVGFGDAENMRRAFIRIYGQPPQSIRRAVRS
- a CDS encoding DJ-1/PfpI family protein, whose product is MSEPISVVMPVYDGVTQLDFTGPHQFLSRTPDLQIRVASLGGQSIAADGLTFTNLEDLAAIESCDVLLVPGGGGCIAAIENDLYLEQIIRLGATARYLTSVCSGSLILGAAGFLNGRRAACHWAWRELLPTFGAIIDESRIVRDGNLLSGGGVTAGIDFVLALVAELRGQRVAEMVQLGLEYAPQPPFNSGRPDTAPAEILEAVNARTAANRAERRARLDAWVGSHRVSRHA
- a CDS encoding HD domain-containing protein, giving the protein MSSEKPDFSDALAVGRELDLDLPDSQAVRDAYARAQDDSPPWLFHHVVRSWLYGAKLSQQRSLTPDAELVAVAVLLHDLGLAYGGAPDRRFEVVGADIGRRFALEHDMGERRAETIWDAIALHTTGSIGRHKGTDVVCTLSGIGCDYGGAGYGDLGDDNKKVILSAYPRLNMKKQLTTCLCGIAKNHPDTTRDNFIADFGLRYVPGYKRASPVDFLEQAPFDE
- a CDS encoding Lrp/AsnC family transcriptional regulator, which translates into the protein MNKSGPFQPLDAHDRKILEILQKDNGTPQREIGAAINLSAPAVQRRIKRMEESGIIQANVAIIDPASVGQSITIFVEVEVISETADRIEDAKRAFASAPEIQQCYYVTGEADFVLVIVVPTMADYEALTRRLFFGNNNVKRFRTFVAMDRVKVGLTVPVG
- a CDS encoding diaminopropionate ammonia-lyase; this encodes MFLLNKTPDYGKPLIANDAETLGIDAAIKVERFLSFRDNHSPTPLRPLSALATKIGVASIFFKDEGHRLGLGSFKALGGSYAVIRLVLEAAEKALGRAVDVSELHAPEVVAVAKTMTVACATDGNHGRSVAQGAQLVGAKAAIFVHSGVSDERVAAIARFGAEMVRVDGTYDDSVREAARVAEERGWTIVSDTSWSGYERIPGLVMQGYTALVREALRQMAETPTHVFIQSGVGGIAASVAGYMAIEFGDRRPTFIVVDPARAACLFESAKAGHAVRIAHGEPTVMAMLECYEPSLVAWRILSRVADGFMTVGEADAISVMKALANPLGNDPAIVAGESGGVGLAALIKAASDPEIKAAIGLDENSRVFLINTEGATDPDKYAELVGATPEQVEAGINRRASA
- a CDS encoding Zn-dependent hydrolase, whose protein sequence is MSNQSINANRLLGRIRELGEIGRDGDGRLVRLAASDSEKLGRDRFVAWVKDAGLDVAVDRIGNVFGIWRPEGTGDRPPLMLGSHIDTVVNAGMYDGCYGVLSGLEVVETMKAQGFVPSRPIAVAAFTNEEGVRYAPDMMGSLVYAGGLGVEDALATMGTDGTTLGEELERIGYAGPEEPGFLQPHAYIELHIEQGPVLERESILIGAVENLQGISWQRVTIDGDANHAGTTPMSMRRDAGHAAARVITFLHDRAIASNTPTVATVGCMSFEPNAINVIPSRAAFTVDLRDPDEDRLKAEEAELVAFLDRLAEEEQVSVSVERLARFEPVKFDAKIVGLIEKAAKDRGLTCRRMTSGAGHDAQMIARIAPSAMIFVPSVGGISHNPKEFTTDGDLVAGANVLLDVVRQFAREEE